Within bacterium, the genomic segment CGGGCGCGAGCAGGGGCGCCGCCGCCGCGACCACGACCCAGACCGCCGTCAGCCCCGCGCCCAGGATCAGGCCGCGCCGACCGGGGCGGCGCCGCCCCTTCGCCATGCCGGCACGTGGCGCCACGGAGACCTCCGTCGGGTCCGGCCGCCCGCACGCGCGGGTCGGCGCGGCGGTAGAGCAGGTCGGCCAGGGTCGAGCCGGCCACCACGGCCGCGCCGGCCAGCACCGTGGTCGCCATGATCACCGTGTAGTCGCGCGCCCAGACGGCCTCGATGGTGACGCGCCCGAGGCCCGGCCAGCCGAAGACGGTCTCGACCACCAGGGCGCCGCCCACCAGCCAGGGCAGGCTCAGGCCGACCAGCGTGATCAGGGGCAGCAGGGCGTTGCGGAGGGCGTGGCGGCGCAGGATGCGGTCTTCCGGCAGTCCGCGGGCGCGCGCGGCGAGAATGTAGTCTTCGGCCAGCACCTCCTCGAGGGCGGCCTGCAGGTAGCGGGTGGTGCCCATGAAGGTGCTCAGGGTCAGGGTGAGCACGGGCAGGGCCAGGTGCCGGAGCCGATCGACGAGACGCGCACCCGCCGGCAGGAAGGCGGCGTCGGGTCCGGCGAAGCCCCCGGCCGGGAACCAGCCGAGCTGGCGGCTGAACAGGAGGATGAACATGAGTCCGAGCCAGAAGGCCGGCACCGAGTAGAAGACGAGCCCCGTGCCCTCGAGCCAGGCGGCGCCGGCCCGCCGGCGCCGCGCCGCGAGGGCCAGGGCGGTCGCCACGGCCAAGGCCAGGTGCAGCACGTAGGAGACGAGCGTCAGCTGCAGGGTCGGACCGAGGGCGTCGCCGACCACGTCGGCCACCGGACGCTGCTGCCGCAGGCTCAGGCCGAAGTCGCCGCGCACCGCACCCGTCAGCCAATGGGCGTACTGCTCGGGCAGGCTCCGGTCGAGGCCGAGACGCTGGCGCAGCAGGGCGCGGTCGGCTGCGGTCACCTCCTCGTTCACGACCTGGTCGAGGGGATCGCCCGGCGCCAGGCGCACCGCGAAGAACACCGCCGACGCGAGCACGAAGAGCAGCAGCAGGGAGTAGGCCAGACGGCGGGCAAGCCAGGGCAGCATGGATCCCATCCGGGGTCGGGGTCGGCGGCGACGGAGGCTGATCATAGGGAGTGCCCGGGCGGACGGTCAAGCCCGGGACCGGCGTCGCCGCGGCGCCAGGATGGTCGGGCGTTCTGCAACGCGGACAGGGCTTCCTGCATAGGGTGCGGCGTCCCCCAGCGCGGCGCGAGCGCCCCCCGGGCGGCGCGACGTTGCCCGTCGTTCCCCGGGGTTCCCCGTCGTTCCCCGTCATTTCCCCCCGAACGGCTGGGTGAAGGAATCCTCATCCGGTACGGATCTCGCAGGGCGGGCCCACCGATGCGCGGCCCGGCCGCGCCCGTTTCCAGCCGAAGGGAACCGCATGACAACCAGGACGACCCTCTCCCGCACGGCCCTGCCCGTCGCCCTCGTGGCGGCGGTGCTGGTGGGCGCCGGGTGCGAGATCAACAGCCCCGAGATGCCCTCGTTCGACACCACCTTCACCCTGCCCATCGGGGTGGAGACGCTCACGGTGCTCGAGGCCGTCGAGGACGAGGACTTCCTCGTCGTCGGCGAGGACGGCACGCTCGGCTTCAGCGTCGACGGCGACGCCGACACCCTGGCCCTCGACTTCGCCCTCGCGGTGGACCTGCCCACCGAGAGCGTCGCCCAGGGCCTCGGCGACTTCACCCTGCCCGCGGGCGACCCCGTGGCCTTCGCCTTCACCCTCGGCGAGGTGTGGCCGCCCGCCGCGGCCGTCGACGGCGTGACCACCCTCGTGCCCGCGTTCCCGTTCGACCTGACCAGCGGCGGCGAGGACCTGCCCGACATCGAGTCGGCGGTGCTCGCCTCCGGCGCCCTGAGCGTGACGGTGAGCAACGGTTTCGCCGTGCCCCTCGGCGCCGACAGCGGCGCCGACCAGATCGTGCTCGAGCTGCGTGATCCGGCGGGCGGCGCGCCCCTGGCCACCCTCGCCTTCCCGCGGCTGGCGCCCGGCGAGCAGGCCACCCGCGCGGCCGACCTCGCCGGCGTCGTCCTGCCCGACGCGGTGGCGGTGCGCATCACCGGCGGCTCGCCCGGCAGCGGCGCCGCGCCGGTGACGGTCCGGGCCGCCGACACCATCGCCGTCGACGCGGCCTTCACCGATCTGGTCGTCTCGTCGGCCACGGCGGTCGTCGCCGCCCAGAGCTTCTCGACCTCGTTCGCGGTCGACCTGCCGGCCGACTACGAGATCAGCCGCGCCGTCATCGACCAGGGCCGCATCGATCTCGATCTGGCCAACGACATGCCCCTGCCCTGCACCGTCACCGTGATCTGGGACCAGGTGCGCGACCTGGACGGCGTGCCGCTCGTGCGCGCCTGGGACCTGGCGCCCGGCACCGCCATCACCCCCGCCCTGGACCTGGCCGGCTACCTGGTCGTCGCCGACGGCGCCGCCCTGACCGGCCTGGACCTGCAGGTCGCCGTCAGCTCGCCGGGCAGCGGCGGCGCGCCCGTGGCCCTGTCCGCGGCCGACGGCGTCACCGCCGCGGTGGACGGCGGCACGGTCACCTTCGCTTCCGTCACCGGCCTGGTGCCGGCCACGGTGGTGGCCCTCGACCCCGTCACCGAGACCATCGACCTGCCCGACGAGATGGACGGCCTCGAACTGACGGCCGCCCGCCTCGAGCTCACCCTGACCAACAGCGCCGGGATCGCGGCCGACGTCGACCTGACCCTGACCGGGACCGCCGCCGACGGCGCGGTGCGCACCCTCGACGTGGCCGAGCACGTGCTGCCGGCCCTGGACCGCAATCCGGCCGTGACGACGATCGTGCTGGACGAGACCAACAGCGGCGTCCTCGACTTCCTGAACAACCTGCCCGAGACGATCACCCTGGGCGGCGACGTGATCGCCGGCGGCGGCGGCGTGGCGGGCACCGTGCGGCCCGACGAGTACGCCGTGGTCCAGTGGACCCTGAGCGCCCCGGTGGAGGTCGTCATCACGGGCGCCACCCTGGACAGCGATCCCCGCGCCCTCGACCTCGACGCCGACCTGCGCGACCGGATCGCGACCCACGCGCGCGGCGCCGAGCTGCACGCCGAGATCCTCAACCACCTGCCCATGGGCGTCGAGCTCCGCATCGTGGCCCACACCGACACCAGCCTGCTGGACTCCGCGCCGCTGCTGGTGATCGGACCCGTGGCCGTGGCCGCGGCCGAGACCGATCCGGTGAGCCACGCCGTGAGCGCTGCGGTCACGAGCCGGCCCGTGGTCGCCCTCGACACGGACCAGGCCCGCATCTTCGGGCTGGCCGGCCTGCACACGCGGGTCGAGGCCTTCCTGCCCGCCACCGACGGACAGCCCGTGCGGGTCATGTCCAGCGACTACCTCGAGTTCCGGGGCGTCGTGCAACTGGAGGTGCTGATCGATGACGAATTCTAGCCACCCCTCCCTGCGCCGGGCGCAGGCGCCGCTGGCCGACGCCGCGGGCGCCGGCACCTGGGACCGCCGCCGCCTCGGCATCGCGCTGGTCGTGACCGGCCTGAGCCTGGCGGGCCTGCTGATCGCCGCCACCGCCGAGGCCCAGGGCGTCGTGCGCGCCTGGGGCATGGGCGGCGCCGGCACCGCCACCGCCCGCGGCCTCGAGGCCGTCGGCTACAACCCGGCCAACCTGGCCTTCAGCGAGGGCACCACCGTGGGCCTGGCCGCCGCCGCGGCCGACGTCCACAACAACGCCCTCAGCCTCGACCGCTACAACGAGATCACGGGCCAGTATCTCGACAGCACCGAGAAGGCGCGCCTGCTGGACGACATCCCCGCGTCGGGCCTGCAGCTCGACGCCGATCTCAGCGCGTCGGCCCTCGGCTTCCAGACCGGTCCCTTCGCCGTGAGCTTCAGCGGCCTCGGCGCCGGCCAGGGCAACCTCGACCGCGACTACTTCGACCTGGTGCTGAACGGCAACCAGCTCGGCGAGACGGTCGACTTCAGCAACACCTGGGGCGAGGGCTACGCGGTGGGTTCGGCCGCCGTCTCCTACGGCCTCATGCTGCGCGAGGGCGCGACCACGCGGCTGAGCGCCGGCGTGAACGCGCGCTACCTGCACGGCATCTACGAGATGCACGTCACCGACGCCTACGGCACCCTGACCACCGGCCTGAACGACATCGCGGGCGAGGCCTACGTGGCCACCGAGTCGTCGAGCGGCGGCAGCGGCTACGGCCTGGACCTGGGCCTGGCCCTGGTCACCGACGACGGCTGGCAGTTCGGCCTCGCGGTGGACAACGTGCTGGCGCAGGTGAGCTGGGACCGCGACGTGGAGCGGCAGGAGATGCGCGTCACCGCGGCCGACGTGAACCTGATGAACGGCGACCTGGACGCGGCCGTCTCCGACGCCGACACCACCTTCGCCACCGACGGCTACACGACCGAACTGCCGCGGCGGGCCCGCCTCGGCGCGGCCCGGCAGTTCGGCTCGTTCATGGTCGCGGCCGACTACGTGCAGGGCTTCGAGGACCGGGGCGTGACCTCGACCTCGCCCCTGGTCAACACCGGCGTCGAGTGGCGGCTGGCCTCGTTCTTCCAGCCCCGCGTGGGCCTGAGCACCGGCGGCGACCGCGGCACCAGCGCCACCGTCGGCGTGGGGATCAAGGCGGGTCCCTGGCGCCTCGACGCGGCGGCCGTCTCCCGCAGCGGCGTCACCATCGGCGACAACAAGGGCGTGGGCGTGGCCCTCGGCTCGATGCTCGAGTTCTGACGGCAGGCGCGGGGCTCCCCCTTCCCGCGCACGTGGACGGCGCCCCGGGTACGCACCCCCGGGGCGTCGTCACGTCCGGGACCGTCGGGGCGATGGCGGCGGGCGAAAGGACGGGTCAGGCCTCGACCCAGGGCAGGTCGAAGACCTCGGCGCAGGCGTCGGCGAGGGCCGGCCCGAGGGCGTCGAGAGCGGCGCCCGCCTGCGGGCGACCGAGCAGCACCCCCAGATCGGTGGTCACCTCGCGCAGGGCGGCGGCGTCGGGTGCGGCGGCCCCCTCCGCGCCGAGCAGCTCGACCAGCTCCAGATGCCGCGGTCCGGCCAGGATCGAGCCGTGCTGCAGGAAGACGCCCTCGGTGCGGCGCTGGGCGCTGCCGATGAGCTTGCGCCCCCCCACCTTCACCTCGTGCCGGCCGGCGCTGCGGAAACAGACCAGGCCGCGGGCCTCGGCGCGGCTCTCGCCCTCGCTGATGTCGGCGTCGAGGCCCAGGCGCGACAGGAAGAGCAGCAGCGCCGCATTGATCTTCATGTAGGTGTCGTGCAGCGAGGTGCCGAAGAGGGGCGACGGCGACGAGCCGATCACCGCGTAGGTGAGCTCGTCGGCGTGCAGGATGGCGCGCCCCCCGGTGGGCCGGCGCACGAGGTCGTAGCCGCGGGCCGCGATGCGCTCGCCGGCGAAGTCGGCGAACTGCTGGTTGTAGCCGATGGTCACCGCGGCCGGTTCCCAGCGGTACACCCGCAGGACGGGGTCGTCGCCGGGACGATGGCCCGCGAGCAGCTCGGCGTCGCGGGCCATGTTCCAGGCGCCCGTGCGGGCGCCGTCGAGGTGGACGCGCAGCTTCATCCGCCGGGCCCTAGCAGTTGCACGGCCCGAGCCAGCGCAGGTCCGGCTGCCGGGCCGCGGCCGCCTCGTCCATGCGCCCGACCGGCGTCGAGACGGGCGCCTCGCGCAGCAGGTCGGGGTTCTCGCGGGCCTCGCGGTGGATGGTGCGGATGACGTCGACGAAGTGGTCGAGGCTCTCGCGCGACTCGGTCTCGGTCGGCTCGACCATGAAGGCCTCGTCGACGATCAGCGGGAAGTAGATCGTCGGCGCGTGGATGCCGTAGTCGAGCATGCGCTTGGCCACGTCGAGGGTGCGCACGCCGAACTCCTTCTTCCACGCCGAGCCGTCGGCGACGAACTCGTGCATGCACCCCTCGGCGTCGCGCACGTGCAGGATGTCGCGCAGCCGGTGGTGCAGGTACTTGGCGTTCAGCACGGCGCACTCGGTGACGCGGGTCAGGCCGTTGCCCCCGTTGCGCAGCACGTACGAAAGGGCCCGCAGGCACACGCCCACGTTGCCGAAGTAGGCATGGATGGCGTTGCTGCCGCGCACCGGCACCTTGGTCAGGGTCCAGCCGCCGTCGTCGATGCGCGCGATGCGCGGACCGGGCAGGAACGGCGCGAGCTCCTTCGCGACGCAGATCGGGCCCGCGCCCGGGCCGCCGCCGCCGTGGGGCGTGGACATGGTCTTGTGCAGGTTCAGGTGCACCACGTCGAAGCCCATGTCGCCGGGCCGGGCCTTGCCCATGATGGCGTTCATGTTGGCGCCGTCCATGTAGAGCTTGCCGCCCGCCGCGTGGATGATGTCGGCCACCTCGCGGATGTCGTTCTCGAACAGGCCGAGGGTGTTCGGGTTGGTGATCATGATGCCGGCCGTCTGGGGCCCCACCGCGGCGCGCAGCTCGTCGAGGTCGATGCGCCCGTCGGGCCGCGACTTCAGGGTGCGCGGCTTCATGCCGCAGATCACCACCGAGGCCGGGTTGGTGCCGTGGGCCGAATCGGGAATCAGGATCTCGTCCCGGCTGCGGTCGCCGCGCGCCAGATGGAAGGCCCGGATCACGAGCATGCCCAGGTACTCGCCCTGGGCGCCGGCGGCCGGGATCAGGCTGCAGGCCGCGAAGCCGGTGATCTCGCAGAGGGCGTCCTCGAGACGCCGCAGGGCCTCGAGCAGGCCCTGGATGTCCTCGGGACCCTGCTCCGGGTGCAGGTCGGCCAGGCCGGGCAGGGCCACGACCTGCTCGTTCACCCGGGGGTTGTACTTCATCGTGCAGCTGCCCAGGGGATACATGCCCCGCTCGATGTGGTGGTTGAGCGTGGACAGCTTGGTGAAGTGCCGCATGACCTCGGGCTCGCTCAGGGCCGGGAAGTCGGCGGGCGCGGCGCGGCGCACGTCGGCGGGCAGGGCCGCGTCGACGGGCTCGCCGTCCCACCGCGGGAAGGTCAGGCCGCGCCGGCCGGGGCCGCCCTGGTCGAAGATCGACTGGGGCAGGTCGGCATTCCAGCGCCGTGGGCTCATGTTCTCGTTGAAGCCGTTCACTGCCCACCTCCGGACACGAAGTCGGCCAGCAGATCGCCGAACCGGTCGATCTCCGCCGCGGTGCGTTTCTCGGTGACGGCCACGAGCAGGTCGCCCGCGCCGCAGCCGGCGAAGCCCTCGAGGGGAATGCCGGCCAGCACGCCGTGCCGCCGGGCGAAGGCGCGGAAGGCCTCGGCCGGCTTCGGCAGACGGATCACGAACTCGTTGAACACCGGCCCGGCGAAGGGCAGCTCGACGCCGTCGACCGCCGCCACGCGCCGGCGCAGGGCGGCGCAGCGGACCAGGTTCGCCTCGCCCAGCTCGGCCAGGCCGCCGGCCCCGAGCATGCTCAGGTACACGGTGGCTCGCAGGGCGTTGAGCCCCTGGTTCGAGCAGATGTTGCTGGTGGCCTTCTCGCGCCGGATGTGCTGCTCGCGCGTCTGCAGCGTGAGCACGTAGCCCTGCTGCCCGCGGTTGTCGGTGGTGCGCCCCACGATGCGGCCGGGGATGCGGCGCTTGTGGGCATCGACACAGGCCAGGAAGCCCAGCAGCGGCCCGCCCCAGCCGGGGTTGATGCCGAACGGCTGGGCCTCGCCCACCGCCAGGTCGGCCCCGTACTCGCCGGGCGCCCGGAGCACCGCCAGCGAGACCGGGTTGACCGCCGCCACCACGCCCACGCCGGCGTCGCGCGCGATGGCGCAGAGCTCGTCGACGGGTTCGACGAGCCCGAGGTAGTTGGGGTTCGGCAGCACGAACGCCGCTACGTCGTCACCGAGGACCTTGGCCAGGCCGGCCGGATCGGTGGTGCCGTCCGGCCCCACCGGCGCGTCGACGACCTTCACGCCCATGCCGTGCATGGCCGTGGTCACGACGCGGCGCCAGCGGGGATTCAGGGTGTCCGGCAGGACGACCGTGTTGCGGCGCCCGGACGCGATGAGCACCGAGACGGCCTCGGTCAGGGCCGTGGCGCCGTCGTACATGCTCGCGTTCGCCACGTCGAGCCCGGTCAGGCGGCAGATGTAGCTCTGCCACTCGTAGATGGCCTGCAGGGTGCCCTGCGAGACCTCGGGCTGGTACGGCGTGTAGGCGGTGAGAAACTCGCTGCGCGACGAGATGGCGTCGCAGGCCGCGGGGATGATGCTGTCGTACACCCCGCCCCCGAGGAAGCTCACCAGCTCGCCCATGCCGTGGTTGCGGGCGGCCACGCCGCGGAAGTAGCGGCGCACCTCCTCCTCGGTCAGGCCGTCCGGCAGATCGAGCGGCCGGTTCAGCCGGACGTTGGCCGGCAGGTGGGCGAAGAGTTCGTCGACGCTGCTCTTTCCCAGCACGTCGAGCATGGCCCGCACGTCGGCGGGCGAATGCGGCACGTAGGGCATGGGCCGATCAGCCTCCCGTCAGTTCGCTGTAACCGGCGGCGTCCAGGAGCTGGTCGAGCTCGCCGGGATCGCTCAGCTTCACCTTGAGCAGCCAGCCGCCGTCCATGGGGTCCTTGTTCACCAGCTCGGGGCTGTCGACGACGTCCTGGTTGACCTCGACGATCTCGCCCGAGATGGGCAGGTAGAGATCGGCCACGGCCTTCACGGACTCGATGGTGCCCACGGTGTCGCCCTGGCTGAACTCGGAGCCGGGCTCCGGCAGCTCGACGAAGACCACGTCGCCCAGTTCGCTGGCCGCGAAGTCGGTCACGCCGACCACGCCGGTGTCGCCCTCGATCTGCACCCACTCGTGCTCCTGCGAATACTTGCGGTCGTCAGGTACCATGGCTGCGCGCCTCCTGCGTGGTTGGCCGCCCCTAGGGCAGCGATCGTTCGGCCCGCGGGTCACCCTTGGTGCGGGCCGAGAGGAACGGGAAGGTCGTGATCCGGCAGGCGATCGGCTTGCCGCGCACGTCGACGGCCAGGTCGCCGTCGGCCGGGACGTCGCTGGCCACCAGGGCCAGGGCCAGGGCCTGCTTCAGGGTCGGGCTGTGGGTGCCGCTGGTGACGTAGCCGACGTCGCGGCCGTCGCAGAGCACCCGGGCGTCCTGCCGCGCGATGCCGCGGCCGGTGATCTCCAGGCAAACGAGTTTCCGGGGCACCCCGGTGCGCTTCTGGACCTCTAGCGCCTCCTTGCCGACGAAGGCCGGCTTCTTCAGGCGCATGGCCCAGCCGATGCCCGCCTCCAGCGGGGTGATGTCCTCGCCCAGCTCGTGGCCGTACAGGCAGTAGCCCACCTCGAAGCGCAGGGTGTCGCGGGCGGCGAGGCCGATGGGCGCCACGCCGAGGTCGGCGCCCTGCGCCAGCAGCTCCTCCCAGACGGCGACGGCGTCGGCGTGGGGCAGGTAGATCTCGTAGCCGTGCTCGCCGGTGTAGCCCGTGCGCGAGACGAGCCACTCGCCGCCGGGGCCGTCGCAGGTGAAGCAGGTGTAGAAGTCGAGACCGCCGATGGTGTCGACGTGGGCGGCGAGATGCGCCAGGCGCCCGACGAGATCGCGGCTGTCCGGCCCCTGCACCGCGATCAGGGCCGTGCGGTCGCTGGCATCGTCCAGGGCGACGCCGGCGGCGGGGCGGTGGTCGGCCAGCCAGGCGGCGATCTTGGCGT encodes:
- the gcvPA gene encoding aminomethyl-transferring glycine dehydrogenase subunit GcvPA — encoded protein: MPYVPHSPADVRAMLDVLGKSSVDELFAHLPANVRLNRPLDLPDGLTEEEVRRYFRGVAARNHGMGELVSFLGGGVYDSIIPAACDAISSRSEFLTAYTPYQPEVSQGTLQAIYEWQSYICRLTGLDVANASMYDGATALTEAVSVLIASGRRNTVVLPDTLNPRWRRVVTTAMHGMGVKVVDAPVGPDGTTDPAGLAKVLGDDVAAFVLPNPNYLGLVEPVDELCAIARDAGVGVVAAVNPVSLAVLRAPGEYGADLAVGEAQPFGINPGWGGPLLGFLACVDAHKRRIPGRIVGRTTDNRGQQGYVLTLQTREQHIRREKATSNICSNQGLNALRATVYLSMLGAGGLAELGEANLVRCAALRRRVAAVDGVELPFAGPVFNEFVIRLPKPAEAFRAFARRHGVLAGIPLEGFAGCGAGDLLVAVTEKRTAAEIDRFGDLLADFVSGGGQ
- a CDS encoding lipoate--protein ligase family protein, translating into MKLRVHLDGARTGAWNMARDAELLAGHRPGDDPVLRVYRWEPAAVTIGYNQQFADFAGERIAARGYDLVRRPTGGRAILHADELTYAVIGSSPSPLFGTSLHDTYMKINAALLLFLSRLGLDADISEGESRAEARGLVCFRSAGRHEVKVGGRKLIGSAQRRTEGVFLQHGSILAGPRHLELVELLGAEGAAAPDAAALREVTTDLGVLLGRPQAGAALDALGPALADACAEVFDLPWVEA
- a CDS encoding ABC transporter permease gives rise to the protein MLPWLARRLAYSLLLLFVLASAVFFAVRLAPGDPLDQVVNEEVTAADRALLRQRLGLDRSLPEQYAHWLTGAVRGDFGLSLRQQRPVADVVGDALGPTLQLTLVSYVLHLALAVATALALAARRRRAGAAWLEGTGLVFYSVPAFWLGLMFILLFSRQLGWFPAGGFAGPDAAFLPAGARLVDRLRHLALPVLTLTLSTFMGTTRYLQAALEEVLAEDYILAARARGLPEDRILRRHALRNALLPLITLVGLSLPWLVGGALVVETVFGWPGLGRVTIEAVWARDYTVIMATTVLAGAAVVAGSTLADLLYRRADPRVRAAGPDGGLRGATCRHGEGAAPPRSARPDPGRGADGGLGRGRGGGAPARAR
- the gcvT gene encoding glycine cleavage system aminomethyltransferase GcvT, producing the protein MTASDALKTTPLTAWHRAHGAKMVPFAGFEMPVQYEGVLAEHAAVRERVGLFDITHMGEIFVTGPDAEAWLDGLITNRITGVEVGKVTYTAMCRADGGVLDDMLVYRLGAERWLVVCNAANHAKIAAWLADHRPAAGVALDDASDRTALIAVQGPDSRDLVGRLAHLAAHVDTIGGLDFYTCFTCDGPGGEWLVSRTGYTGEHGYEIYLPHADAVAVWEELLAQGADLGVAPIGLAARDTLRFEVGYCLYGHELGEDITPLEAGIGWAMRLKKPAFVGKEALEVQKRTGVPRKLVCLEITGRGIARQDARVLCDGRDVGYVTSGTHSPTLKQALALALVASDVPADGDLAVDVRGKPIACRITTFPFLSARTKGDPRAERSLP
- the gcvPB gene encoding aminomethyl-transferring glycine dehydrogenase subunit GcvPB, producing MSPRRWNADLPQSIFDQGGPGRRGLTFPRWDGEPVDAALPADVRRAAPADFPALSEPEVMRHFTKLSTLNHHIERGMYPLGSCTMKYNPRVNEQVVALPGLADLHPEQGPEDIQGLLEALRRLEDALCEITGFAACSLIPAAGAQGEYLGMLVIRAFHLARGDRSRDEILIPDSAHGTNPASVVICGMKPRTLKSRPDGRIDLDELRAAVGPQTAGIMITNPNTLGLFENDIREVADIIHAAGGKLYMDGANMNAIMGKARPGDMGFDVVHLNLHKTMSTPHGGGGPGAGPICVAKELAPFLPGPRIARIDDGGWTLTKVPVRGSNAIHAYFGNVGVCLRALSYVLRNGGNGLTRVTECAVLNAKYLHHRLRDILHVRDAEGCMHEFVADGSAWKKEFGVRTLDVAKRMLDYGIHAPTIYFPLIVDEAFMVEPTETESRESLDHFVDVIRTIHREARENPDLLREAPVSTPVGRMDEAAAARQPDLRWLGPCNC
- the gcvH gene encoding glycine cleavage system protein GcvH; translated protein: MVPDDRKYSQEHEWVQIEGDTGVVGVTDFAASELGDVVFVELPEPGSEFSQGDTVGTIESVKAVADLYLPISGEIVEVNQDVVDSPELVNKDPMDGGWLLKVKLSDPGELDQLLDAAGYSELTGG